The region GGCTGTCAGACGCCAGGAATGCCGGTATAGTTGCCGCCAAAGGGAAATATACAGTATTCATGGATAGCGATGATTATCTGGAGGACAATTTATTGGAACAGGCAGTTTATGCTGCCGAAGAACAGCAGGCGGATGTTGTCATGTTTGGCTATTTTATTGATCGTATTAATGCGGCAGAGCAGTTAGCAGATCGGGAAACTATTTATTATCCATATGGCATTTATGAATATGCCGATTTAAAAAACATACAGATTAATGCTAACTTACTACAAATGGTTGGCTATGCATGGAACAAAATGTATCTTTCACAGTTGTTAAAACAAAATAATTTTATGTTTACCAAGGGATTATCGGTGGTTGAGGATATTGTCTTTAATTCAGCCGTATTTTCAAAGTTAAAAAAACTAATAATTATAGATAGTCCTTTATACCATTACATACATAGAGAAAGAAAAACTCTGGTGAATATGTTTCATAAAGATGTATTTATACTGCATAAAAAGGGCATAACGAGCAGGAAGAAACTATTTGAAGCGTGGGGAATCAATCAAAATACGATTAATGAATTTATTAGTTTTGGCCATATTAGCGGAATTAGATATTGCTGTGCCAATATGTTTTATTATAAAAACGAGTTGAAATTAAAAGAAAAATATAACTATATAAAATTAATGTTAAACGATCAATTTACCAGGCAGATGATACAAAG is a window of Veillonellales bacterium DNA encoding:
- a CDS encoding glycosyltransferase family 2 protein — encoded protein: MKYRGAKDITELIDNFQADRHRRPTVSVIMPVYNVEKYISKAIESVLGQTYRDFELIIVDDGSPDRSGEIAEEYAKKEDAIRVLHKENGGLSDARNAGIVAAKGKYTVFMDSDDYLEDNLLEQAVYAAEEQQADVVMFGYFIDRINAAEQLADRETIYYPYGIYEYADLKNIQINANLLQMVGYAWNKMYLSQLLKQNNFMFTKGLSVVEDIVFNSAVFSKLKKLIIIDSPLYHYIHRERKTLVNMFHKDVFILHKKGITSRKKLFEAWGINQNTINEFISFGHISGIRYCCANMFYYKNELKLKEKYNYIKLMLNDQFTRQMIQSVRSKNKTDLIMKYITKYRLNILLLMLYSYNARKKLKSWAK